The window CGCAACGTCACCTCGGAAATGCTGCTGTTCGCGGCCGGCCGGGTCGGCGCCACCGACCGGCTCAACCTGGACGCCGCCGGCATCGTGGTCGACCACCGCGGCCGCATCGCGGTCGATCCGCTGACGCTGCAGACCAATGTGCCGCATATCTATGCCGCGGGCGACGTGATCGGCTTCCCCAGCCTCGCCTCGACATCAATGGAGCAAGGCCGCGTCGCCGCCTGCCATGCGCTCGGCATGGAGCCGCTGGCACCGCCGGAGTTCTTTCCCTACGGCATCTATTCGGTGCCGGAGATTTCCACCACCGGCCTCACCGAAGAGGAAGTCCGCACCAAGGGCATTCCCTACGAGGTCGGCATCGCGCGCTTCCGCGAGACCTCGCGCGGTCACATCATGGGGCTGAACAGCGGCATGATGAAGATGATCTTCTCCACCAAGACCCGTCGGCTGCTCGGCGTGCATATTCTGGGCGAAGGCGCCACCGAGCTGATCCACATCGGCCAGGCGGTGCTGAATTTGAAAGGCACGATCGACTACTTCATCCAGAACACGTTCAACTATCCAACGCTCGCCGAGGCCTACAAGATCGCCGGCCTGGATGCGTGGAATCGGATGACGCGGTAGTCGACTCACTGCCGCTACTCGCTTGGCTTCGTCATCCTGAGGTGCTCGCCGACTT is drawn from Nitrobacteraceae bacterium AZCC 2146 and contains these coding sequences:
- a CDS encoding pyruvate/2-oxoglutarate dehydrogenase complex dihydrolipoamide dehydrogenase (E3) component (product_source=COG1249; cath_funfam=3.30.390.30; cog=COG1249; pfam=PF02852,PF07992; superfamily=55424): MVDHRGRIAVDPLTLQTNVPHIYAAGDVIGFPSLASTSMEQGRVAACHALGMEPLAPPEFFPYGIYSVPEISTTGLTEEEVRTKGIPYEVGIARFRETSRGHIMGLNSGMMKMIFSTKTRRLLGVHILGEGATELIHIGQAVLNLKGTIDYFIQNTFNYPTLAEAYKIAGLDAWNRMTR